In uncultured Bacteroides sp., the following proteins share a genomic window:
- the ahcY gene encoding adenosylhomocysteinase: MSTKLFSELPYKVADITLADFGRKELDLAEQEMPGLMALREKYGESKPLKGARIMGSLHMTIQTAVLIETLVALGADVRWCSCNIYSTQDHAAAAIAASGVPVFAWKGETLEEYWWCTLQALTFPGHQGPTVIVDDGGDATMMIHCGYEAEKNPSLLDAEVHAEDEKQLYAILKNVLKEDNGIWGRMVPEIRGVSEETTTGVHRLYQMMEEGKLLFPAFNVNDSVTKSKFDNLYGCRESLADGIKRATDVMIAGKVAVVCGYGDVGKGCSHSMRSYGARVIVTEIDPICALQAAMEGFEVMTMEDAASQGNIFVTTTGNIDIIRIEHIEKMKDQAIICNIGHFDNEIQVENLKNYPGIKSRNIKPQVDQYFFPDGHSVLLLADGRLVNLGCATGHPSFVMSNSFTNQTLAQIELFQKKYEINVYRLPKELDEEVARLHLEKIGVKLTKLTPEQAAYIGVSVDGPYKADHYRY; encoded by the coding sequence ATGTCTACAAAATTATTCTCTGAGCTGCCTTATAAAGTGGCAGACATTACGCTTGCCGACTTTGGTCGCAAGGAACTCGATCTGGCAGAACAAGAAATGCCTGGGCTAATGGCTCTTCGCGAAAAGTATGGAGAATCTAAACCTCTTAAAGGTGCTCGTATTATGGGCTCACTTCACATGACCATTCAAACAGCTGTGTTGATTGAAACATTGGTTGCTTTGGGTGCAGATGTGCGTTGGTGCTCATGTAATATATATTCTACGCAAGACCATGCTGCTGCTGCTATTGCTGCTTCAGGAGTTCCTGTTTTTGCATGGAAAGGTGAAACATTGGAAGAATACTGGTGGTGTACTTTGCAGGCACTAACTTTCCCTGGTCACCAGGGACCAACAGTTATTGTTGACGATGGTGGTGATGCTACCATGATGATTCACTGTGGATATGAAGCAGAAAAGAATCCTTCTTTACTTGATGCTGAAGTTCATGCAGAAGACGAAAAGCAACTGTATGCTATCCTGAAAAATGTATTGAAGGAAGATAACGGTATCTGGGGACGTATGGTTCCTGAAATTCGTGGTGTATCTGAAGAAACAACAACAGGTGTTCACCGTTTGTACCAGATGATGGAAGAAGGAAAGCTTCTTTTCCCTGCATTTAACGTAAACGACTCAGTTACAAAATCTAAGTTCGATAACTTATATGGTTGCCGCGAGTCTTTGGCCGATGGTATCAAACGTGCTACTGACGTAATGATTGCCGGAAAAGTAGCTGTTGTTTGCGGTTATGGTGATGTAGGTAAAGGTTGTTCTCACTCTATGCGTTCTTACGGAGCAAGAGTTATTGTTACTGAAATTGATCCTATCTGTGCGCTTCAGGCTGCAATGGAAGGCTTTGAAGTAATGACAATGGAAGATGCCGCAAGTCAGGGAAACATCTTTGTTACCACAACAGGTAATATTGATATTATCCGCATTGAGCACATTGAAAAGATGAAAGATCAGGCTATCATCTGTAACATTGGTCACTTCGACAATGAAATACAGGTTGAGAACCTGAAGAACTATCCTGGTATCAAGAGTCGTAATATCAAACCACAGGTTGATCAGTACTTCTTCCCAGACGGACATTCTGTTCTTCTTCTTGCTGATGGCCGTTTGGTTAATCTTGGTTGTGCAACAGGTCACCCATCATTTGTAATGAGTAACTCATTCACAAACCAGACATTGGCTCAGATTGAACTGTTCCAGAAGAAATACGAAATTAATGTTTATCGTTTGCCTAAAGAATTGGACGAAGAAGTTGCCCGTCTCCACCTTGAAAAGATTGGAGTGAAGCTAACCAAACTGACTCCTGAGCAAGCTGCTTACATTGGCGTTTCCGTTGATGGTCCTTATAAAGCAGATCATTACAGATATTAA
- a CDS encoding YfhO family protein, whose amino-acid sequence MKKSLPDIIAIVAFVIISLAYFFPAITEGRVLAQHDAVASIGLGQESKEFTEKTGERSRWTNAVFGGMPTYQISPSYDSTSLLQKVEKGYRLFLPDYVYMVFIMLLGFYILMRAFDFSVYLSILGAIVWAFSSYFFIIIGAGHIWKFVTLAYIPPTIAGMVLAYRKKYLIGGVLTAFFVALQILSNHVQMTYYFLFVILFMVIAYFVEAYKNKELPHFFKASGVLIVAALIGVSVNISNLYHTYEYSKDTMRGKSELVKKNNANQTNSGLERDYIVQWSYGIGETFSLLVPNVKGGASLPLAANESAMEKANPQYSQLYSQIGQYWGEQPGTSGPVYVGAFILTLFFLALFIVKTPIKWALLAATILSILLSWGQNFMGFTDFFLDYIPMYSKFRAVSSILVIAEFTIPLLAILALKEIIEKPQVLKQNLKYFYISLGLTGGIALLFALAPGMFFSSYISSSEMQALHNGIPADQLSPIIANLTEIRQSIFTSDAWRSVIIILIGAALVLAYNAGKLKAQWMMVALTILCLGDMWGVDKRYLKDADFVEPEQRLSVVQKTPTDEYILRDKSLDYRVLNFAVSTFNDNNTSYWHKSVGGYHPAKLRRYQEMIENHISKEMAYLQRQIPAVQGDMAKINSDSIGVINMLNTKYFIFPTGGGKTAPVENPYAYGNAWFVENVKYVQNANQEIEALNATVPTKTAVVADNFKQALNGVQTAFKDSLSTVKLTSYAPNALIYETSSSKDGVVVFSEIYYPGWQAYLDGKAVQHGRADYILRAMNVPAGKHKIEFKFDPQSIHTTENIAYVALGLLILGAIGVIVIEVRKKKA is encoded by the coding sequence ATGAAGAAATCATTGCCAGATATTATTGCGATTGTAGCATTCGTTATTATATCGCTGGCCTATTTCTTTCCGGCAATAACGGAAGGAAGAGTTCTTGCCCAACATGATGCTGTTGCAAGTATCGGGCTGGGACAGGAATCTAAGGAATTCACGGAAAAAACAGGTGAGCGTTCACGGTGGACTAATGCTGTATTTGGTGGCATGCCTACTTATCAGATATCGCCAAGTTATGACTCCACAAGTTTACTTCAGAAGGTAGAGAAGGGTTACAGACTCTTCTTGCCCGATTATGTTTACATGGTTTTCATTATGCTGCTTGGTTTCTATATCCTGATGCGGGCATTTGATTTCTCAGTCTATCTTTCCATATTGGGAGCCATAGTCTGGGCTTTCTCTTCTTATTTCTTTATTATTATTGGTGCCGGACATATCTGGAAATTTGTTACGCTGGCTTATATCCCGCCTACAATTGCCGGAATGGTACTTGCATATAGGAAGAAATATCTGATCGGTGGAGTGCTTACCGCATTCTTTGTGGCATTGCAAATTCTCTCTAACCATGTGCAGATGACTTACTATTTCTTGTTTGTCATTCTCTTTATGGTTATCGCTTATTTTGTTGAGGCTTACAAAAACAAAGAGCTGCCCCACTTCTTTAAAGCAAGTGGTGTGCTTATTGTTGCAGCACTGATTGGTGTGTCTGTAAATATCTCAAATCTGTATCACACGTATGAGTATAGCAAGGATACCATGCGCGGCAAGTCTGAACTGGTAAAAAAGAATAATGCCAATCAGACTAACAGCGGATTGGAACGCGACTATATTGTACAGTGGAGTTACGGCATTGGAGAAACATTCTCTTTGCTTGTTCCTAATGTGAAAGGTGGAGCTTCTCTTCCTTTAGCTGCCAATGAATCAGCAATGGAGAAAGCAAATCCTCAGTATTCTCAGCTTTATAGTCAGATAGGACAATATTGGGGAGAACAACCCGGTACTTCCGGTCCGGTTTATGTAGGTGCATTTATATTAACGCTCTTTTTCCTGGCACTCTTTATTGTAAAGACTCCTATTAAATGGGCATTACTTGCAGCTACAATCTTGTCAATACTCCTTTCATGGGGACAGAACTTTATGGGCTTTACCGATTTCTTCCTAGATTATATTCCAATGTATTCCAAGTTCAGAGCGGTATCTTCTATTCTTGTAATAGCGGAATTTACCATTCCTTTACTTGCCATACTTGCATTGAAAGAGATTATTGAGAAGCCACAGGTTCTAAAGCAGAACCTGAAGTATTTCTATATCAGTTTAGGACTTACAGGTGGAATCGCATTATTGTTTGCTTTGGCTCCGGGAATGTTCTTCTCTTCATATATTTCCAGCAGCGAAATGCAGGCATTGCATAACGGAATTCCGGCAGATCAGCTTTCTCCTATTATTGCTAACCTGACAGAGATTCGTCAAAGCATATTCACTTCGGATGCATGGAGAAGCGTGATCATTATCCTGATTGGTGCGGCTCTGGTTCTTGCATACAATGCAGGCAAGTTAAAAGCTCAGTGGATGATGGTAGCACTTACAATCCTTTGTTTAGGAGATATGTGGGGTGTAGACAAGCGCTATCTGAAAGATGCAGATTTTGTAGAACCAGAACAGCGTCTGTCTGTTGTTCAGAAGACTCCTACCGATGAATATATTCTTCGTGACAAGAGCTTGGATTACCGCGTGCTTAATTTTGCAGTCAGCACTTTTAATGATAATAATACTTCTTACTGGCACAAAAGTGTGGGTGGATATCATCCGGCTAAGCTGAGACGTTATCAGGAGATGATTGAAAATCATATTTCTAAGGAGATGGCATACCTGCAACGACAGATTCCGGCAGTCCAGGGAGATATGGCAAAGATTAATTCTGACTCTATCGGTGTAATAAATATGCTGAATACTAAATATTTTATCTTCCCAACAGGAGGAGGTAAAACAGCACCGGTTGAGAATCCGTATGCTTATGGTAACGCATGGTTTGTTGAGAACGTGAAGTATGTGCAGAATGCCAATCAGGAAATTGAAGCTTTGAATGCAACGGTACCTACTAAAACAGCAGTCGTAGCCGATAACTTTAAACAAGCATTAAATGGTGTTCAAACAGCATTCAAAGATTCTTTGTCTACTGTTAAACTAACCTCTTATGCTCCGAATGCATTGATATACGAAACCTCTTCATCCAAAGACGGAGTAGTTGTCTTCTCTGAAATCTACTATCCAGGATGGCAGGCTTATCTTGATGGAAAAGCAGTGCAACACGGACGTGCGGATTATATTCTTCGTGCAATGAATGTTCCTGCCGGTAAGCATAAGATTGAGTTTAAGTTCGATCCTCAGTCTATTCATACAACAGAGAACATTGCTTATGTAGCTTTAGGATTATTGATCCTTGGAGCAATAGGAGTAATTGTCATTGAAGTCAGAAAGAAGAAGGCATAA
- a CDS encoding DUF4143 domain-containing protein — MQIKDYYPRIVDKLLDLQLQSSGAVLIEGAKWTGKTYTGRAKANSVLYMQDTDHAASYMKMAETQPSLLLRGETPRLLDEWQEAPVLWDAVRFATDQRGEMGQFILTGSAVPKDGETKHTGTGRIARVLMRPMSLYESKESSGDVSLKALFDGVETVEGFNSITIEQMAFILCRGGWPAAVKQTNEKVALQIARNYVMQVSEQDIQRVDGTEKNPDRVRLVLRSLARNISTMATIQTIKADIEANDSMVSDKTIANYINALRRIYVVEDIPAWQPSLRSKTAIRTSSKRQFVDPSIGLAALRANPESILKDFNTFGFFFESLCARDIRVYAAANDGEIYHYRDKSNLESDMIIRLNDGRWAPVEVKLGSKEIEEAAKHLLELKAKIDTSKVGEPSFMMILTGGQYAYRRDDGVYVVPIGCLKD; from the coding sequence ATGCAGATAAAAGACTATTATCCAAGAATCGTAGACAAACTTCTTGATTTGCAACTGCAATCTTCCGGAGCAGTGCTTATTGAGGGGGCTAAATGGACTGGAAAGACTTATACCGGACGAGCAAAGGCCAATAGCGTGCTGTATATGCAAGATACAGACCATGCTGCGTCTTATATGAAAATGGCAGAAACTCAACCTTCGCTTTTGTTGAGGGGAGAAACTCCTCGTTTATTGGATGAATGGCAAGAAGCTCCTGTGTTATGGGATGCAGTTCGCTTTGCGACTGATCAGCGTGGTGAAATGGGGCAATTCATTCTGACAGGTTCTGCTGTACCAAAGGATGGCGAGACTAAACACACTGGTACAGGTAGAATTGCCAGAGTTCTTATGCGCCCAATGAGTTTGTATGAATCGAAGGAGTCAAGTGGCGATGTTTCTCTGAAGGCTTTGTTTGATGGTGTAGAAACTGTCGAAGGCTTTAATAGTATTACAATTGAGCAAATGGCTTTTATACTTTGTCGTGGAGGATGGCCTGCTGCTGTTAAGCAGACAAATGAAAAAGTGGCTTTGCAAATTGCCCGGAACTATGTGATGCAAGTGTCCGAACAGGATATTCAGCGTGTGGATGGTACAGAGAAGAACCCCGATCGTGTTCGCCTTGTTTTGCGCTCATTGGCTCGCAACATCTCCACTATGGCGACCATCCAAACTATCAAGGCTGATATTGAAGCCAATGATAGTATGGTTTCTGATAAAACCATCGCCAACTATATCAATGCCCTTCGTCGAATATATGTAGTAGAGGATATTCCTGCATGGCAACCTTCACTACGTTCAAAAACTGCTATTCGTACATCAAGCAAGCGTCAGTTTGTTGACCCTTCAATAGGCTTGGCTGCTCTTCGTGCAAATCCGGAAAGTATATTAAAAGACTTCAATACATTTGGTTTTTTCTTTGAATCCCTTTGTGCTCGCGACATACGTGTATATGCTGCTGCCAATGATGGCGAAATCTATCACTACCGAGACAAAAGTAATTTAGAGAGTGATATGATTATCAGACTTAACGATGGGCGATGGGCACCAGTTGAAGTTAAACTTGGCTCAAAAGAAATAGAAGAGGCTGCAAAACACTTATTGGAATTAAAGGCAAAAATAGATACCAGCAAAGTTGGAGAACCTTCTTTTATGATGATCCTAACTGGTGGGCAATATGCCTATCGTCGAGATGATGGTGTGTATGTGGTACCTATTGGTTGCTTGAAAGATTAG
- a CDS encoding SGNH/GDSL hydrolase family protein, which translates to MKKYIITLLLAVLVSARVSVIAQNGHPAVSKVTIAKNEKTLNTQWQGKKVAFLGDSMTDPGNNATTVWYWQYLKELIGINYCVYAKSGYQWDGIYKMANKLHSEKADSIDAIFIWAGTNDYNHNTPLGKFFTETNETTNFNGQTVTRKHREPIFCDSTFCGRINKVMSFLKEHYASKQIIILTPIHRAFATFSEKNVQPDENYANDLGLYLDSYIGILKQASDYWAVPLIDLHSISGLYPLYDSNVPYFHDSKTDRLHPNALGHYRLAKTIQYQLLALPSTFK; encoded by the coding sequence ATGAAAAAGTATATAATCACATTATTGCTGGCCGTACTGGTTTCAGCCCGAGTTTCAGTTATCGCTCAAAATGGACATCCTGCAGTGAGTAAGGTGACTATTGCGAAAAACGAAAAGACACTTAACACACAATGGCAGGGCAAGAAGGTAGCGTTTCTAGGTGATTCAATGACCGACCCCGGTAATAATGCCACAACCGTATGGTATTGGCAATACCTGAAAGAGCTAATAGGAATAAATTACTGTGTATATGCAAAGAGTGGTTATCAATGGGATGGCATATACAAAATGGCAAATAAGTTACACAGCGAAAAGGCTGATTCTATTGATGCTATTTTTATTTGGGCAGGTACAAATGACTATAACCACAATACTCCGTTGGGGAAGTTCTTTACTGAAACGAATGAAACGACAAACTTCAACGGACAAACTGTAACGCGCAAACATCGCGAACCAATATTTTGCGACTCAACTTTCTGCGGTCGCATCAACAAAGTGATGTCATTTCTGAAAGAGCATTATGCAAGTAAACAAATTATAATCCTGACGCCTATTCACCGTGCCTTCGCTACATTCAGCGAAAAGAATGTGCAGCCAGATGAAAACTATGCTAATGACCTCGGCTTATACTTAGACTCATATATCGGCATTTTAAAACAGGCAAGCGATTATTGGGCTGTTCCACTAATTGATTTACATTCTATAAGCGGATTGTATCCATTATACGATTCCAACGTGCCCTATTTTCATGACAGCAAAACTGACCGTCTGCATCCAAATGCTTTAGGTCATTACCGTTTGGCAAAGACAATACAATATCAGTTGTTGGCTTTGCCAAGTACTTTCAAGTAA
- a CDS encoding SGNH/GDSL hydrolase family protein: MKIRVLFFLLCTLCCSLCFGQNLKSISVLGDSYSTFDGYLQPDTNFVWYYANPKNKTDVTSVRETWWHKLIKENNYKLCVNNSFSGSTICNTGYRKEDYSDRSFITRMKKLGNPDIIFIFGATNDCWAKSPVGEYQYDNWAKKDLYSFRPALAYLLSNMIDYYPNVKIYFILNSELTNDINESTKAICAHYKIDCIELHNIEKKSGHPSIAGMAEISKQIKEYMQKN, translated from the coding sequence ATGAAAATCCGAGTACTCTTTTTCTTGCTCTGCACGTTATGTTGCAGTTTATGTTTCGGTCAAAATCTGAAATCTATCTCTGTTTTAGGCGATTCTTATTCCACCTTTGATGGATATTTACAACCAGACACCAACTTTGTTTGGTATTACGCAAATCCAAAGAATAAAACCGACGTTACATCGGTTCGTGAAACATGGTGGCACAAACTTATCAAAGAAAACAATTACAAACTGTGCGTCAACAATTCTTTTTCGGGCTCAACTATATGTAACACCGGCTATCGCAAAGAAGATTACAGTGACCGCTCTTTTATTACCAGAATGAAAAAGCTGGGTAATCCAGACATCATATTCATATTTGGTGCCACAAATGACTGCTGGGCTAAATCTCCTGTTGGAGAATACCAGTACGACAACTGGGCAAAGAAAGACCTCTATTCATTCCGTCCGGCATTAGCTTACCTTCTATCAAATATGATCGATTACTATCCTAATGTTAAGATCTATTTTATACTAAACAGCGAACTAACCAATGACATTAACGAATCTACAAAAGCAATCTGCGCTCATTATAAGATAGACTGCATCGAGCTTCACAATATTGAGAAGAAAAGCGGCCATCCGTCAATAGCAGGAATGGCAGAGATTTCTAAGCAGATTAAGGAATATATGCAGAAGAATTAA
- a CDS encoding glycosyltransferase family 2 protein, translated as MNNRPNPRFSVITVTYNAEKVIEKTIQSVVGQTYKEWEYIIIDGASKDNTLAIIDKYRDNVNKLISEPDKGLYDAMNKGIAAASGDYLCFLNAGDIFHESNTLQFISDSISGNTLPDIIYGETAIVDKDDNFLHMRRLKTPEKLTWKSFKQGMLVCHQAFFAKRTLAEPFDLSYRFSADFDWCIRVMKKASTLHNTHITVIDYLDEGLTTQNHKASLKERFHIMAKHYGWVSTVAHHIWFVIRLIVKPEK; from the coding sequence ATGAATAACCGCCCGAATCCACGTTTCTCTGTCATAACCGTCACCTACAATGCTGAAAAGGTAATTGAAAAGACAATTCAAAGTGTAGTTGGGCAAACCTACAAAGAGTGGGAATATATCATCATTGACGGGGCTTCAAAAGATAATACCCTTGCTATTATAGATAAATACCGCGATAATGTAAACAAGCTGATTAGTGAACCGGACAAAGGACTCTACGATGCCATGAACAAAGGAATTGCAGCAGCATCGGGAGATTATCTTTGCTTCTTGAATGCCGGAGACATCTTCCATGAAAGCAACACCCTTCAGTTTATATCAGATTCTATATCCGGCAATACGTTACCGGATATTATCTACGGAGAAACAGCCATAGTAGATAAGGATGACAACTTTCTACACATGCGCCGTTTAAAGACTCCGGAAAAGCTTACCTGGAAAAGCTTTAAGCAAGGCATGCTGGTATGCCATCAGGCTTTCTTTGCCAAGCGTACTCTTGCAGAACCGTTCGATTTATCCTACCGTTTCTCAGCCGATTTCGATTGGTGCATCAGGGTTATGAAAAAAGCCTCAACGCTGCATAACACCCACATCACAGTTATTGATTATCTGGATGAAGGATTAACCACACAAAACCACAAAGCATCTTTAAAGGAGCGATTCCACATTATGGCAAAACATTATGGCTGGGTAAGTACCGTTGCGCATCATATCTGGTTTGTTATAAGGTTAATTGTTAAGCCAGAAAAATAA
- a CDS encoding glycosyltransferase family 4 protein has protein sequence MRVLIINTSERIGGAAIAAGRLMESLKNNGIKAKMLVRDKQTDQISVVPLDRSWMNVVRFVWERIVIWKANSFKKNNLFAVSIANTGTNITSLPEFKQADVIHLHWINQGMLSLNDIKHIVESGKPIVWTMHDMWPCTGICHHARECTNYQEGCHNCPFLYKGGSKKDLSYRIFKKKLALYKNANITFVACSQWLRSQAEKSLLLIGHRTTNIPNPININLFKPHDTKEARYKCNLPQDKKLLLFGSVKITDKRKGIDYFVESCRLLAEKYPETKEKLGIVVFGKQSSQLKELIPFPVYALDFVSDEKVMVDIYNSVDLFVTPSLEENLPNTIMEAMACGTPCVGFNIGGIPEMIDHLHNGYVAEYKSSQDFANGIHWALNESEYPTLSEEATRKVVTYYSEGIIAKKYIDIYNKITGKNE, from the coding sequence ATGAGAGTACTTATAATTAATACATCGGAACGCATCGGAGGTGCTGCTATAGCAGCCGGCCGATTAATGGAATCCCTTAAGAATAATGGAATCAAGGCAAAAATGCTGGTACGTGACAAGCAAACGGACCAAATAAGCGTAGTGCCACTGGATCGCTCATGGATGAACGTTGTTCGGTTTGTATGGGAACGCATTGTTATCTGGAAAGCAAACAGCTTTAAGAAGAATAATCTTTTTGCTGTATCAATTGCAAATACCGGAACAAATATCACTTCATTACCGGAATTCAAGCAAGCTGATGTTATTCATCTCCACTGGATAAACCAGGGAATGCTCTCGTTAAATGATATAAAACACATTGTTGAATCGGGAAAGCCTATTGTATGGACCATGCACGACATGTGGCCATGTACAGGAATCTGTCACCATGCCAGAGAGTGCACCAACTATCAGGAAGGATGCCACAACTGTCCTTTCCTATACAAAGGCGGAAGTAAAAAAGATCTTTCATACCGCATATTCAAGAAAAAACTGGCTCTTTACAAGAATGCAAACATCACGTTCGTGGCATGCAGCCAGTGGCTTCGCTCACAAGCGGAAAAGAGTCTGCTGCTTATTGGCCACCGTACAACAAATATTCCAAATCCAATCAACATCAACCTATTCAAGCCACACGACACAAAAGAGGCGCGCTATAAATGCAATTTGCCCCAGGATAAGAAACTGTTGTTGTTTGGCTCAGTGAAAATAACCGATAAACGTAAAGGGATTGATTATTTTGTAGAGTCTTGCCGCTTACTGGCAGAGAAATATCCCGAGACGAAAGAGAAGCTGGGGATTGTTGTTTTTGGAAAACAATCATCACAGCTCAAAGAACTGATACCTTTCCCGGTATATGCACTCGACTTTGTAAGTGATGAAAAAGTAATGGTAGACATCTATAATTCTGTGGACTTGTTCGTCACTCCGTCTCTGGAAGAGAACCTTCCCAATACCATTATGGAAGCTATGGCTTGCGGAACTCCTTGTGTAGGCTTCAACATCGGAGGAATTCCAGAAATGATTGATCATCTTCACAACGGATATGTAGCTGAATACAAATCATCTCAGGACTTTGCCAATGGAATTCATTGGGCACTGAATGAATCGGAATACCCAACCCTATCAGAAGAAGCAACCCGCAAGGTTGTTACTTACTATTCTGAAGGAATTATTGCAAAGAAGTATATTGATATCTACAATAAAATAACCGGTAAAAATGAATAA
- a CDS encoding glycosyltransferase — translation MSYAPILLFVYNRPDHARMTIESLLQNSLAKESELYIYSDAAKNEETQPAVDEVRRLIHTVSGFAQITIIEREENWGLAKSIIDGVTTRVKEYGRVIVLEDDLVVAPHFLKFMNDALEVYKDEPKVGHIQACEFFEDSTLPDTFLIKWTGSWGWATWERAWNLFNPDGKALLKELEERKLTRTFDFNNKYGFTRMLRRQIEGKNNSWAIRWNASLFLKDVLSLNVGKSLVKNVGFDGSGTNCGGGGLYASSLYQEVLLVIKIEPIEENRKARKSVENYYGKTNSFSAKAIRRIKRTLKGDFGA, via the coding sequence ATGAGTTACGCCCCTATCCTTTTATTTGTCTATAACCGTCCCGATCATGCACGGATGACTATCGAGTCTTTGTTGCAGAACAGTCTGGCAAAAGAAAGTGAACTTTATATCTATTCGGATGCAGCTAAAAATGAAGAAACACAGCCGGCTGTTGATGAAGTGAGAAGACTTATTCACACTGTCAGCGGCTTTGCACAGATTACCATCATTGAGCGGGAAGAGAATTGGGGACTGGCAAAAAGTATCATTGACGGAGTAACTACCCGGGTAAAGGAATATGGCCGTGTAATTGTACTGGAAGATGATTTGGTGGTGGCTCCTCATTTCCTTAAGTTCATGAACGATGCGCTTGAAGTGTATAAGGACGAACCAAAAGTGGGACATATTCAGGCTTGTGAATTCTTTGAGGATTCTACCCTTCCCGATACATTCTTAATTAAATGGACCGGAAGCTGGGGATGGGCAACCTGGGAAAGGGCATGGAACTTATTCAATCCGGATGGAAAGGCTTTGCTCAAAGAGCTGGAGGAACGTAAGCTAACAAGGACTTTTGATTTTAATAACAAGTACGGTTTTACACGTATGCTTCGCCGTCAGATTGAAGGGAAGAACAATTCCTGGGCCATCCGCTGGAACGCCAGTCTGTTCCTGAAAGATGTCCTCTCACTGAACGTGGGCAAGTCACTGGTAAAGAATGTGGGATTCGACGGAAGCGGAACAAACTGCGGCGGAGGCGGACTGTATGCCTCTTCTCTCTATCAGGAAGTACTCCTGGTGATAAAGATTGAGCCAATAGAAGAAAACAGAAAAGCCAGGAAGTCGGTTGAGAACTATTACGGAAAGACAAACTCGTTCAGCGCAAAAGCTATCAGAAGGATAAAACGTACGCTTAAAGGAGACTTCGGCGCATAA
- a CDS encoding glycosyltransferase family 2 protein: MKVSVIIVSYNFEQWIDRCLGSLRRSTFPVSVIVVDNGSKDNTTQIIERKYPEVHLIKTGVNLGFGKANNIGIRCAMERGADYFFLLNQDAWISEKTIKTLLDLFEEHPKYGILSPTHLNGKGDKLDFGFSTYSGMNEKEEFFTMQKDHEVVTLKFINAAFWMISVQTIKKVGGFSPLFYHYGEDIDYINRLHYHGLQLGYSPRVFGYHDRESREVSRAGFLRSERVYLLSEYANINYTFTKAFGYGVLAGIKKAMQALVKGKIANCFAFINISFGLLWKTKHILHIRNKNKKEALNYI; the protein is encoded by the coding sequence ATGAAAGTATCAGTTATCATCGTATCCTATAACTTTGAGCAATGGATAGATCGTTGTTTAGGCAGCTTGCGCCGTTCAACTTTTCCCGTTTCGGTAATAGTTGTTGATAACGGTTCCAAAGACAATACCACTCAGATTATAGAGAGGAAGTATCCCGAGGTTCATTTAATAAAAACCGGAGTAAACCTGGGATTCGGCAAGGCTAATAATATTGGCATCCGGTGTGCCATGGAACGAGGTGCAGATTATTTCTTCCTGCTCAATCAGGATGCATGGATTAGTGAAAAGACCATTAAGACACTGCTTGACCTCTTTGAGGAACATCCCAAATATGGAATCCTTTCACCGACCCATTTAAACGGAAAAGGAGACAAACTTGATTTTGGTTTTTCCACTTATTCAGGAATGAATGAGAAAGAAGAGTTTTTCACCATGCAAAAAGATCACGAGGTGGTAACCTTGAAATTTATTAATGCGGCATTCTGGATGATTTCTGTTCAGACCATAAAGAAGGTCGGTGGATTCTCTCCCCTGTTCTATCATTATGGAGAAGATATTGATTATATAAACCGACTTCATTACCATGGTTTACAATTGGGCTACTCACCTCGCGTGTTTGGTTACCATGACCGGGAAAGCAGAGAAGTTTCACGCGCCGGTTTCCTCCGTTCAGAAAGGGTTTATCTGCTTTCTGAGTACGCCAATATCAATTATACTTTCACCAAAGCCTTTGGTTACGGAGTTCTGGCAGGAATTAAAAAGGCTATGCAAGCTCTTGTTAAAGGGAAAATAGCCAACTGCTTTGCATTTATCAATATCAGCTTTGGGTTGCTTTGGAAGACCAAACATATTCTGCATATAAGAAACAAGAACAAAAAAGAAGCATTAAATTATATCTGA